The Arctopsyche grandis isolate Sample6627 chromosome 12, ASM5162203v2, whole genome shotgun sequence genome includes the window TATTTATCATAACGCTCCATTGTGTGTTATGGCCGCACGCTATTGCCTCACGAAGATCCAGCAGGTGTTCTGCCATTATCGTTAATTACCTGCTCATCGTACGTAACTCTTCGATGTGATGCGTCTCTCTGAAAAAAGACTATCCATTTCTGCCGACTTACATATTACACACAAAACGTCGCACTTTCTCTCCAGATTAATATTTCAGTGCAACAGTCCGAACGCAAATCTCTCTAATTTCACGGTTTATGTTATTGTTCGACGATTAAGTCTGACGAAATTCGAATCCGATCCAATCACTAATCGTATTTATTTCGTATTTAAAACGAAAGTCATTCGTTTTTAATGACGATCGTTCATTTGGTTACGAAATCGTTTAAAATATTGTCCCTGTCGTATTGCGAACACACTCTTACTGCTATTATTCTTATTGCTCTTTTCGATGTTGACCAATTTGTTCGCGGATACGTACAGGTGTATCCAATCGAACAAATTACATCTCGCGTCTAACTAAAGCACTCGGGATCGTTCAATTTCCACTACATCATCATTATAATGCTATAAAATTCGAAATCATTCGCGAATTATCTGAACGCATCGAATCGATTCGGGgtggagcaaaaaaaaaatatgcctcTCCACtctaattatgttttattttcaaaatattcggATGTAAAATACTAGGAGGCTAAAACAAGGTAAACCttaccaacatatgtatattagatctAATACAAAATGCAATTTATCACTTTAAAGTTGATACTCTTTTTATTATACTCAAGGCCGTCGTAAATGACTTATACGATAAACCAAATTCATTTCAACTGCTGATTAGTTGATAGAATCGATGACGTCTGAAGTCATTTAGCTAGCAGCGTgacttggtggttgcgttgatgctaagcaccaagaggttgccgggttcaatcccgtgagagaatttattctgaatataatcttaaaatgctgctggtcaggcttggatatttgtgactccaagtcgatcgtttcctaccagagtttgccaatttatctgatttcgttgttgaaacagttcctccatcaTATTCGCAATTATCCTACCCacgatgtcaccactatttgaatatgatttcaaaaatttattatctataacatacatatatgtctcgctaattttcttacgTATAGTAATTGTATTTTGCTTATATGTCTGgcaattttcttatataaagtGTTTGTATTatgcgtatatgtatgtctggtcacagtgacgcgttcgagtattctgtaatgtcactgtggcattATTAagttaatgaatatttttttgtattgtatattataacaTGATAAATTTCTCAGTTTGCGGTAATCTTTCGTTTTATTTTGCGTAATGCGTTCAttcgtcgtttttttttttgtttttgattagacgttttatatgtacatatgtacatgggtaacgttttatacaaatgtaaaagtaaactaaattaaatatttattgcaatGAGGAAATTTAACGATTATTCAACAATTTAATTAGTGCATACGGCAGTGATTGAGGCATGTTACAGGATGTTTGTTGAATAATTGTAGGAAAACGCTTTCCGATAACCTCAAACGCATGTTGTGCGTGAAATCCAATTCCTATACGTTTTTacgattcaatatatatatgtacatagtcaagatctttcgatttattGGATCGAAGGCCGTTTCGATACAACTATCAATTATTCCAATAAATACAAAACGCTTTTTGTTAAAACTAGGACAGCATTCAAGTAGCAAAACATTCAGGTTTATTCTTCTCGTTTGCTCTATGCTGAGCGCCGTGGTCTTTCTATCATCTGGAATCCGGTGGTCGATCCGCTTCCACTCCTCCTGATCTTGTGCCAAGTTGAAAGATGTGTTTAGGGATGATATTCCATCATATGGGAGACTGTCCTCTCTTTCGCATTGTATCTAGTATCCCAATGATTAACAGCTTCTCTAGACGCTCCACAGTATTCTTGGTGAAAAGAATCCTCTTTCTACAAATTGTGGAGTCTCCCCGAAACTGCCAGCCCTTTAGGGATGGAGATGCTTGTGCGTCTTGCGGTCCATTATGCGCAAGGTTTAAGGCACATACACacaatcgtacggcacgggGCGTTCTTGACCTCCTGTGGTGAAAAATCATGTCTCACATCCGTTTTATCCTGTACTATCTCGATTTTttcccaaaactcaccccctggtgtatttttagtgatattttatcattgtattgacagtgatcgataacgatgagtcccatatttgaagaaatgttggagtaactcgtcgaaataaaaatatcgtatGAATTAACAGGACATGAATACACGCTTAGGCATGGCGTGCCGCGCTTTGAGTATGTTCTTACCATATTAACCTTTATAAAATCCTACATAGTTCTATCTAATGAAACGAATTCACATAGGggagtatttttaaaattgcaacTTTTACATATGATAGCTATCTTCGTGTGAGCTTTTTGCTAGTAACTGGCATGCTCAGGGATAGTAACTGAGGAAGGTATTATCGGCCTTAACGAGTGCTGTCAGCCATCCACCcttttcttaaaattttataaaacctctctaaaaaaaattttgtttaacaAAAACGTGTTTTTGAATTAATGTTAACTGGATATTTTCAAGACAAGTTTAATATTTAGGTATTTACAGAATATCTGAAACAATTTTCGCTGTATTTGCTTTTATACAACCGTATTGACCACAGATTAATTAATTTGAGTAATTTGAAACCACCAAGCAAAATAATCATTGAAAGTTATAATATTCATTGAAAGATTTTTTTGTCTGAAACGCGTTGATACTGAAATCAGATGACACCatcgcttatacatatgtatgtacttatccgCTTTTTAAAAGTTGATGCTTTTCGTGCGTCGCCGTAGATGCAAATATGACCCCATATTCTGAGCTGTGCACACATCTGTTCGTTAGGTTTGCGATTTCACTTCACCTTTTAAGGTGTATGAAATAATCAACTATCGCTTAACGTTTTATTTTGTAAGATCTTATTAAAAATTGCCGTGTCTCCCTCTCCTCCCACTTCTTCTGAAGTACATGGGTATTATTGTTCTAATCCGCCGATGCTAGCAGTGGCCCTTGTTGTGTCGAACGAAGCGAAACCGGAAAACTTTCTATCAATCGATTAGTACTCTCCCGTCTGTATTTATAACCTTGTTTGCTCTTATGTGGCTGTATCGTTTCAATTCCTCAGGTGCGAATCGCACATTCTcgaattttcaacaaaaaacatgaaaaacttTCGATCGGCACTTTTTTATCCAAAAGTAATTAAAACAGTATACGGTCTGATTATGCTTATCAATAGTTAttttacacatgtatatatacataatacatacgcaTTCCCTTTCACTAAATAATAATAGGAAAAGTTTCGTTTAAAGAAATCGCATtgcacaatttatatttttattgtttcagtagtctataataataaaatgataattgaTTTTATAAACTTATGTTTCGAAATTGACTTTTGTGCGTGAAAAATTATTAACCCCGTAATGGGATTGTGAATATGCCTCAGTATGATGAAAGCTTCATATTCGACGACAATGCCAATCAGCGCAGAAACAAAAGGAGTTATCGAGTTGCAAGAAAAGGATATTTCCCTTCGTCTGGACACGAATCTTCGACCACTCTTGCAGGACACGGAACGTACGTGCTcaagaataatataaacaatttaaagaaaaataggGACTTCGGGTCTAATTTAGCGCTCAGGGAAAATGGATATGGTGATGCCATTCTTTACTCGAAGTCGGAAAATAAAAGTTTTCCTTCCTTGTTGGACGACCCGTATAAACACAACAGTGACAAGTTTATATTCTCGCCGGATATCTATtccataaaaaataacaactatTATTCTTTCGCGGCTGGAAAGAGTTTGGAGAACTTGGCCAGTCACGGCTTTTACAATCCGATCAAGAACGGAAACGGCATTCTGTTCAATCATTCTCGAGGGAAGAGTCTGCAGAATTTGGCCGAAACGCCTAAATTCCAACAATCGTCCCATAAATATTCCAAGAGAAATTCGCAAGGATACCCTTCGAAGAGCAAATCGAAAGATTCGGTACTCGTCAATGGGAACTGTTATAGAATAAGCGATGGCTCTGCAGATAAAAAGGGAAAACGACTTTACGAAACGAATGGAAAGTATAAAGAGAGGCCTGCTCTGAAGTTGACTACTAGAATATTGGAATCAGGTGTTTACAGACAACTGGGAAGAAAAACAAGTTGCGATGAGAACGATGACAGTGGGTTCGCAGATGACTTGAACGGTATGAAATTCctaaatcgtttatttttcattcataaTTCACTGTATGTACTTATTGAAAAGCgaagaatttatataatatttatttataataatatcatgAAATTCGATGTTTTTCTTCAACTTGTTATAAACATTACTCTTGCAAATCACAGATGACGCTTCTACAATTGCAAAAGTGTTGTGTAGATATATCGAGGACAGCAGTTCGTTCATGTGTAATGAATGCttgtttattatattcatattatttacatatttgtatgcataATCTTCTATATGCGAGTATGTTTATGTTTCTCGTTAATTTATGAAGACAATATTTGCTCATGTGAGTGAGAGCTATCCAAACCATAATATCGCGAAAATGTGTTTATTAATTATGTTGATTACGTTCTCTCATATTTACGACTACGTACCACAGTAATTGAGTGTAAGCTGAAAATGAAGGAtggttaattatttttttttaagtatgcaTAAGCTGTTTCCTATCTCATTAACGCTGTAAACGTTTTGTAAACGTGATTATATTGTAATTGAAAAATCTGCAAATCAAATTTAGTTGTTGCCCAAATCGTAAAATCCACGCAATGAATATTAAACgaccgaatattattattatactagtgtAGTATCTGCCCGTTGACATTCAGCGTGCGGTTTTGAAACTATGATTACACACAGGCCCGGCCCGAGAGCATGAGGCACCTCTAGGCAGATTAGTtttcagcccccccccccccgcaccttaatttttgtttaaataaattttataagagTTGTTGTTATGAAGtgtatattaagaaaaaatataaaattaaattcacaattttgtATCCAAAATAGGCACGTGTTATgtttaacatattatattaataaaataaaatttgcaaaagaaaCATGTTATTGTGgaacatatttcaaaaaatactacatatttctAAAATTAGAAATAGAAAGATTTAgacactaaaataaataaattagatttaGAAACTGTCTTTCATTCCattttaatttgcattttaaacttacaatataatataatatttacaatataataaataaaaataaaatattcaaaaactataaaataaatgttttctgGATTTTGCTGATgcaaaatttgtaattaatttttccaTGTCGAGTTCTTTTAAAAGGTCtctttcaatatataaaatagccAAACTATCTAATCACTCCTGATTCATGTACCATATGCTCTTAAACTGATTTTTATAAACTTCAGTTTAGAAAAGCTTCTTTCCACGCTCGCCAAAGAAACGGGTAACATTAGGAAAATACGGATAGCTATGAATAAATTCGACAATAAAGACAttgatttatattcaacaataaattgaagaattttatcgaCTAACATTCCTTCATTCGAACATCATTGGTTAGGATATTTCATTTCCAGAAGCAAATCCatcctgatatatgtatatatttcgttTAACGTCACTTTTCAGTCGTgttaaattcaaatacaattccATGTAACCATTTATACCGACGACAGTTTATTGTTtgacaagttttattcgtgagtcgttgatatttgacggtCGACTTCCTGCGTTTCTcgtaaattacaatattttagtcagtatttttttttattattgcgcCCCTGCccctttgagccggccctgatTATACATACGTTTATATTAGCATGTCGACACCACTGAAACGGATATTGAACATACGCGTACGTAAAACGCAacattgataataatatttatatttttgattattggAAATATTACACGCTTGAATCATAATGACGAATAAATCGCCCTTTTACAATATCGATACAcacacaagtacatatgtagataagaaCTATCTTCTGCCATCGAAATCAAACACTTTGATTTCACAATTGTGTGCATCCAAAACCAGTCggctaaaaatatgtacatgttttcatATCTCAAGATAAAAACggtttattaattaatagtttgtactgaaaatatttcaattgtatcctttttatgtatgtgtttcaTATTGTGCATTTGTGGtgatatacacatttatgttGTGGTTTATGCGAattaattgtcattttttttcaatgacctcatgctcttacatatatgtatgtaagtattttgaGTAACTTGTACGCTTACTCATCAGTTCAGTGTCTCTTTGATCGTGTCTGCGTCTGGTCGCGCCCTGACCCTCAAAGTGCCAACTTCTCACCGTTTTCAAATCCAACGCCGATAATTGTGCAAATATTCCGAATTTAGAACCACTACAGTTTTTTATAACCTATAAAAGGTGACTCGAGAGATATTTTCCTTGAAAGATTCAAACCTCCAAATAAGGTATGCtttgaaaatcaaatataaatcaggatttcattgttaaagttgctgaattggaaaattctaaaataaaattacaaataaaaaagtcaAATTTTGTACAATGTATGAATTCATTTTgctgtaattattatatagttattaaataattatattcgcattatttttttttttgcctaacTTAAAACCTGTTGCCGCGCGTTGTTCTCCTTGACCATATCAACTTTGATTGCATTTACCTGTGTTGCTGACTTTTTATATCAACTTTTTTTCACCAAGATCCACTTACTGTTTTACCCCAAGGGCGTTGTgatttaattgttaataaaCCGTGTAAGCTTATCGTATGCTATTCTACGATTCACACGACAAAATAGGAAACCGCAAATACcgcaataattattttattaagataCGATGTGTCCATTGCTTgtatgaagtaaaaaaaatatttatatatatacgtgtGGGCATTCAGTTCGAAGACCCGAAGGTGAACACTGTCTGAATTCATAAAGTGACATCATCGACACTCGCGAAAGTGTCAATTAGCATCCCAATGTCCTTTCTGTTTCGCATATCTGATATTTATACCTAACTTAGACCGTCGACTTTTTCCTCCGGAGATTGAATGGATAAATTCCGGCGCGTCGTCGTTTTTGCGACAAGTCGACGACGCCCCTGCACTTTCTGACCAATCAGGCATCTGGTAATTCTGATGTATCGTAAGAAGGTAAGGTGGGATGGCATAGTTGCAAGGGCAGTGGCCCAGACGTTCGACGATGTCAATTCTATTTCGGTCTCACGATGCACATGCAGGGTCGCATCTAAAGCACCCATCTTTTGCCCAAATTGaacatatattcaatatgttGAATATATCCGCGTTGAAACAACATCAAACGTAGAGTTGCCAACAAGTCTATTTTTAAGAGAACATGTTctcttttttaatacaattcttTTGTTCCTTATCTTTTCTATGTAGtcctctttttcaattttgacaataatttTCTCACAAAATATGACGTGAGTGGAGAGGCTTTTGCAATATCTGGCCAAAATTCCaatgtagaaaaaatattttccatgatCAGCAGACAGTGGACTAAAGAATGAAAATTTCCACTGTCCGGGGTATTTTAAGCGttgtatataattacaaaaatatttcatctttagaattttataaagaaataaaagaaaataagaaacGTTTGCACCAAATTAACAGTGTAGATAAATATAGCAACAGAGATGATGAAATTGAGAGTAAgaatgaagatgattaaattaatttttaagcgcacttttcatgttcctaactacatatgtatgtactggttattttgaaattggaataagtcatataatatttcgCTTGAGATAGTTGGACTTTccgtaaatttgttttaaaaattattttgatactacataaaaatatatgtatacattatgatttttaaccttatatgtagatataatcttTCCCGTACTGATGGAATTTTACAACCTTgtaaaataatggtatttttgGTGCCTTAaatcagtgcttcccaaattgggggccgtagaatttcaaatgtgtgtattataattgtaaattataaatttataaatatgtgtattacaattgtaataattactgccaaataaaccttttaactagaaaaaaaattttttaggggctgggaattaattctttcagatttagggggccgtgtcatgaaagtaattgggaagtaattaaatgacttatttcactttaataataACCAGCACAATTGTAaagaaatttgtaaaaaataaacattttttgttaaatgttctctttttttgtccTTGACACTTGGGAACCCTAATCAAACGGAATAATTTTTCAAACGGAATTATTTGATTCGCATTGTAATCGAATTGCTAAATTAACATAGTTCTGCAAAATTGATGCAATATTTTGTTATGTACGTTACATACATTTACAAgctgtacaaaaaaaaatcaagtcaaGTCAACAGTTGGATCCTTTTTGCAAAACTaatctaattattatataaatgaaatgttAACTTTTTAACTTTATCTGTGATTTGTACTACATATGGATATCCGCTTTGGCTTCCTGTCTTTGTTACCATAATTTCTCCCACTTCCTATGTTGTACTCGTTTGATTATATTTGTCTGGTGTGATATTAATTGGTTAATTTTATTGCAATTTCAGGTGTTGAGAACACGGAGGGGGGCGGCGGTGGTGGCAGCGGTCATAAAGCATCCTTTCGTGGTGCCAACAAGCTGGCTCGTCGTGCACGTTCCTTCAAGGAGGATCTACTGGAACGCATATCGGCCATGCGTTCTCCAGGAGCACCCTCCACTCACACGGCACTACCTTCTCTTAGGTATACTATTCCAAATTGCTTAGTAGTCAAATTTATACAATGTGCATAcatttattgtatgaaaaaGTTTCATGAAATTAGATCCTTTCTATAAAACTATCATATTTCCAAACATGTTCTTTGTTTTGCATTAAACCTCCTATACGAAGCAGTATAGCATTGATGCAACCACCGAGAAGTGAATTTtttcgattgaagagaattatTTCTGCAATACTGCtggtcaaatttaaatatttgacttcaagtcgatcgtttcctataagattttgtctatttatctgatttcattgttgaaacggttcctcatcaaattggcaagaccatcctacctactatttgtcaccactatttgaatatgatttcaaatttataatcataaagatttatttatgtagaaatTCAATACTGTAGATGTCGGTTAGGGGTAAAactcgtaatggcatcatggtagcatatgaagttttataaataaatataaaattaagataCTTATTAATAACATtcatcctattttttttttagatcacaATCACCACTCAGTTCAAAAGGTCGTAATCAGCAGAAAGATGATCCAGAATCGAATCCGAGTAGAGATTTAGAATTATTAGTTAGACAAGTATGTCAATGTTTTTTTcttgtgtatttacatacatattcatttttcgtttattaattcatattatttattttaggttAAATGTGATTTAAAGCATTTTGGTGATGTGATATTGAAGAAAAAGCTTGAAATGCTACCGGGTAACGGTACCATTGTTTTGGATACAatcactaacatacatacaggtATTTAGATTTGTATAACTTCTTCGTTGAATCATTGTTTAAAGTTCtcgatgaataattttattgttcttttcgtTATCGTAGCTGTTAGGCCATATGTGCCACCGTTGGGAGCCTTTCCGTCGGCAAAACTAGGATCAGCGTTGACTCGATTATGTCAAGCACTTGCGGATCTCATCAGACTATGCGATAAAAGTATGATAGCCGGAGAGAACTGTGCCGCTTTAGATAAAGCAAACGTTCAACGCATTACAGAGGAAGTCCAAAAGGCAGTTGAGGTACAGATTTTTTTGGcgtttgtatataataataataatttactggatttgtttttataaatttttattattaggaCTTGGCAAAGATTGCTGTTGAGGAAATTGCCGAAAATAATAATGCTGTCCATTTAAAATCAAACGGTACTACTGTTAAAGAGCCTAAGAATCTCAAATTGCAACCAAGGCCTGCTGCAGATGTTATGAGAATTTCATCTAACGATAGTCAGCGAAATTCTCTACCTGGTATGAGCtagtcaataataataaacaaatagttGATTCAATaacaataagaataaaaatacttatttcaGATATTCCGCTGACTCCACATGAACGCCAAATACTTGAAGGTGTAGGAAATGGTTTTAATATACGTAGTTCACATTCTACTGAATCAATATTGGATTCTGTTTCTCCTCAAGAACCTCCACCTAAACCCCCTATCCCAATTAGGTATTtctcaatatttattaattttatatctaattcgtttaattatagaattaattagtcaatatttttctcatagatCACTAGTGACAGCTCCTCCATTACCGCCAAAAAAGAAACCAGTAGATTCGTGCCATCTATCTGCAACAGATCGGTatgttaatttacatatataccgaaTTAccctttttgatatttttaagatatattttcaaatttattttattttgtagttCATCACTTCAGTCTCACAGTAGTGGATCATTAGATTCAATGTTAAATGTTTCAAACGACGAAGAAATTAGGGCTATTATGGATCGAAATTCGACTAACTTTGACGATTCTTTACCGATGAGTATTgatggtataaaaattgtaatacttacatacacatacatacatatgtatataaaatttttgaaaaccttttataatttttttcaggaACAATAGCTCCATTAAATAATAGATTATCACTGGAATCTAATTCTACATTAGACACAAGCTCAAATATATGcgcaaataataatcatttatcCAATGAAATGATTCCCCATTCATCTCAAATAGGCGATATTTATTTGGGTGAATCTGCCATCAATCCAAACATTAACCAACACAGGTTAATATTTGATAGTATTTTTAgttataatgtaaaattttattcactAAAACTTTATTCTTTTGTATACTAGATTTTCAAGTGAGTCTGGATTTGTTTCAATGGGCAATACTCGTAATTCTGAAATATCTTATTCGAGCTTCAACAGTTCTTCACTTTTGCAACACCAGAAATCGTCACTGTCTTACATAGACTCCACACCTACCCCGAGCGATTTACCGTCTTCTATGCTAACAGACTTAATCAATAATGACAAGTGTCAGATAGTATCATCGAATAAAGTTCTCGACGTGAGCAGTATGGCGAACGTCGTCCAGCATTCCATGAAAGAAATGTCGTCTAAAAGAGTTTTCGGTGTATACGGTAGAACGTTCACAACCAACGAAAGCTTCAATTCGTCAATGTCCACCAATACTGTAGACATTCAAAAAACATCCGTACAATCGTTCGCCCAGAAGAATTCTACTCAAGCTATAGTCATTGACCAGAGTAATACCAGCAGTAAAGTGAGCGTGAGCGTTAATAATACAAGTTTTTCATCGGAAAATTCCGACACTGTTCAAATTAGTTCTGAAAATAATGTATCGACTGATGTGTGTGATTCCAATTCATTGCCGCCTGCTCTACCGGTCAAAACAAGAATAAACAGCAAACTGGGCTTTCAAAATGATAATTTAAGTGATCATAGTTTATTTAATTCGTCTATTGATGATCAGACTATTGAATTcaggtaattttatatacatatattttttaattttattgtagaCAATAGAACCTGTGTTTAATAATGCATATGTTGTCTCGATTAACCATGTATGTATTGTTTCTATTGCTTATAAGGatgtttgttgttttattcAGAGATCGTATAACACCTTGTCCTATTCATTGCCACGCAGATGGAATGATGCAAAGGCCTCATACATTGATGGACCAATCATGTAGTCAGCCACCACCGCTTCCCATAAAGAAGAAACACAGTTAGTTTTcgatgtttatatattattttttttttattatagtttcCAACCTTCATTAATGTCATATTTAATGCTTAAAATGGTGATGGAAAATTAACACAATGGTGGATTACTCATCTCTTTGACAGTTCttttagttttatatacatatttattaattcaagCGATTACACTTTAAATCTCTGCTTTTTGTTAGTTGACAATATAAATAGTATCTTTTCACaaggcataatataatattttaagattGATAGTCTGCAGCTTCACCTGCAAAATTTATTTAGCCATCACTatgtgcgtttttttttttgataatatttatttccaCAATTGTATATCAGAAGCTTTAATTCTGGAAATTAGtcggattttaatttaaaaattttattatttattattttaattttttaacaattttttgttggagtatgtaagcttattgtttATGTTAATCATATAAATGTGGAATCCTGTTTGATATTTGTTGTTACATGTTGCATTTTCAATGAGAACTAATATAACAATTATCATTAAAATCccattatatgtgtgtatatgtgtacctGTTCATGTGCATCATATCATCTAGttacaaaataatttgaaatttgttacATAATGACATTCATCTTATCAAGTTaggtttttaataaattaaaatcattcacttttttatttttatttgaaaaataaattcagaaaattgaaaatcattttaatttaaataatgcttCTTTGAATTGATTAAAGTTTCCAGTTAAAATCTAAATAAACCAAACATTTCAAATTGCCAGATTGTCATATACAAGATGTCCATTTAAATGCATTGTCTTTTTCTCCgttataaattcaatttcaacatgATTGCATCgtcttgtatatgtattatcctTTTTGATCtaattattcattaaattttaatttctattgtAATAATTTTGAGCTAACCTTGTTTGTATCTTACTATTTTCTCTCTCCAAACATCTCATCTGCATTACGTGTCCACTTCAGTGTTCCAAAGTGTCGCTTATTCGGGTGAGTCTTTTATAGTTCAAAAACATTTGCTTGGAATTATTTTGCATGGAACCTTGCGTTCATCAACTGCAGTAGTTGTTTTTACtcatcacttttttttttgtttattgctTTTAACAAAATTCATtgcttttacaattttttatatgcttgtttatttaatgtatgcatacatacatatacctatatatatatatatatatatatatatatatatatatatatatatatatatatatatatatatatatatatatatatatttactttcaaATTACTGAGATGAATagtgaaaaaaatactttttcgaagaaaaaaaaaattgacatgcaTGGACACACATCTCATCATGTATTCAGATATCATTCATCtacatgtttatatacatttatt containing:
- the LOC143919763 gene encoding guanine nucleotide-releasing factor 2-like isoform X2 — translated: MADPPGVENTEGGGGGGSGHKASFRGANKLARRARSFKEDLLERISAMRSPGAPSTHTALPSLRSQSPLSSKGRNQQKDDPESNPSRDLELLVRQVKCDLKHFGDVILKKKLEMLPGNGTIVLDTITNIHTAVRPYVPPLGAFPSAKLGSALTRLCQALADLIRLCDKSMIAGENCAALDKANVQRITEEVQKAVEDLAKIAVEEIAENNNAVHLKSNGTTVKEPKNLKLQPRPAADVMRISSNDSQRNSLPDIPLTPHERQILEGVGNGFNIRSSHSTESILDSVSPQEPPPKPPIPIRSLVTAPPLPPKKKPVDSCHLSATDRSSLQSHSSGSLDSMLNVSNDEEIRAIMDRNSTNFDDSLPMSIDGTIAPLNNRLSLESNSTLDTSSNICANNNHLSNEMIPHSSQIGDIYLGESAINPNINQHRFSSESGFVSMGNTRNSEISYSSFNSSSLLQHQKSSLSYIDSTPTPSDLPSSMLTDLINNDKCQIVSSNKVLDVSSMANVVQHSMKEMSSKRVFGVYGRTFTTNESFNSSMSTNTVDIQKTSVQSFAQKNSTQAIVIDQSNTSSKVSVSVNNTSFSSENSDTVQISSENNVSTDVCDSNSLPPALPVKTRINSKLGFQNDNLSDHSLFNSSIDDQTIEFRDRITPCPIHCHADGMMQRPHTLMDQSCSQPPPLPIKKKHIMAYMEMFGNCSHSPQSSTEFLRHSVHAYNSEHSASHFVSSSQFQQLTNASFGLNNSQNGQSIVNNVLGCNQQLTQSHTLHHFSISSGGGNNNQQTISGFSSPLKSPNFIREDSIKSDASSINSLSTNSSNLPVNAITSSIPPALPPKKIKAKQTPNHSPAKPPLSPKPPLVTQTGTSSPTTPGPLTCTTPNGRISTSPAPRFQFDPPSVIIENALLLNAEDDQWQQNANKPGKFPVEDLDLEPRTNASSSPSSRDADPSLETETENEPDIILELDVSARLVRKRPTEDGPEIRGGNPDALIVHAIKCTKDFSYQEAFLTTYRTFVSPLNLIEKLNRRHAFLARHGQNTKAREVQSLLTRIVGDLTMADMDNELMVTIMDFVYGLVCSGDLAMAKVLRVIILEKYKAKQLALQQQQSLAAGLQWTATVSARRDSVLEQKAEAVAEQMTLLDAELFTRIPPPEALLWARDQCEETSPNLTRFTEHFNKMSYWARSRILEQEEARDREKYVSKFIKVMKHLRKMNNFNSYLALLSALDSAPIRRLDWQKHIIDGLKEYCALIDSSSSFRAYRQALAETQPPCIPYIGLVLQDLTFVHIGNSDLLQDGSINFSKRWQQYHILENMKRFSKAQYTFKKNERIIAMFNGFDDVLNEEAMWQISEAIKPRGSRKNNSNS